The following coding sequences lie in one Rutidosis leptorrhynchoides isolate AG116_Rl617_1_P2 chromosome 6, CSIRO_AGI_Rlap_v1, whole genome shotgun sequence genomic window:
- the LOC139851739 gene encoding polyadenylation and cleavage factor homolog 4-like isoform X1, which yields MEMRPFDRSTRDPATLKKPRLITEETTPFLRGINSSISNGAGRPLVQRQQPVLGFRSTDKDLESNGAGGVYQRQALPQSQQQQQHQELVNQYRTALAELMFNSKPIITNLTIIAGENVHAAKAVSATICNNIIEVPSDQKLPSLYLLDSIVKNIGRDYIKYFAATLPEVFCKAYKQVDPALHSGMRHLFGTWKGVFPPHTLQRIEKELGFQSTANGSSSGLTISRPDPQPQRPAHSIHVNPKYLEARQRLQHSSVAKGPTSDTNLFNSSEDTERPVRTTPIITSSRPRTDPRFKSIQQAQRDVYSASVLENNGVPYSDLDHGSDLGFGKSGQIVADPGSESSWYGPGTNRTETLSGLRNGSDIKPGFPNLSVLKSTNADVKLQSPNNVASKRDIDVNRSWMNSEEEEYSCDVMNSRPGNFVKSFSSSKRDPRSHPIPEKLGFENRLRKPEGIQDVTSRFDREALLESIFGEHEDSPKSVDAHTLVEMGRPRPATQVASLGSTVVSTHDSISLSASTLKRETDIPSSPPVSSLLSTLVSKGLISASKADSPHELTLKTDPSPKLDIPALHAVPTLTQKSTKIPLMQNDPSVSNSASTEDVKSVIGFEFKPDIIRRSHPTVISELIINDLPHQCQICGLRFKLEERFDRHIEWHTSRNPELNTFNNASRKWFINSNDWVKKKSRTGPVEIDGELMLVADESQCVCVLCGEVFDDFYSREIDKWMFRNATYLVIEEGKTGNISDNHGPMVHVHCISESSLLDLGLSNGVKTKVTTLQPSFNQLTHLACFPL from the exons ATGGAGATGAGACCATTTGATAGATCAACAAGAGATCCTGCTACACTGAAAAAACCTCGATTGATAACTGAAGAAACGACGCCGTTTCTTCGTGGAATTAATAGTAGTATTTCTAATGGTGCTGGTAGGCCACTTGTTCAACGGCAACAACCGGTGCTAGGGTTTCGGTCAACCGATAAAGATTTGGAAAGTAACGGAGCTGGAGGTGTTTATCAGCGGCAAGCGTTACCGCAAtcacaacagcaacaacagcatcAGGAGCTTGTGAATCAGTATAGGACTGCATTAGCTGAGCTGATGTTCAATTCGAAACCGATTATTACTAATTTGACTATTATTGCTGGAGAGAATGTGCATGCTGCAAAAGCTGTATCAGCTACTATCTGCAATAATATTATTGAG GTTCCCAGTGATCAAAAGTTGCCATCACTATATCTTCTCGACAGCATTGTGAAGAATATTGGGAGGGATTACATCAAATATTTTGCTGCAACATTACCTGAG GTCTTTTGCAAGGCATATAAACAGGTCGATCCTGCATTACATTCTGGTATGCGACATCTTTTTGGGACTTGGAAAGGAGTATTTCCTCCTCATACACTTCAACGTATTGAAAAGGAGCTTGGTTTTCAATCAACTGCAAATGGATCTTCATCAGGGTTAACAATATCTAGACCGGACCCCCAGCCTCAACGGCCTGCTCATAGTATTCATGTAAATCCAAAGTATTTAGAAGCGAGACAAAGACTTCAACATTCAAGTGTG GCAAAAGGTCCAACTAGTGATACAAACCTGTTTAATTCATCTGAGGATACTGAAAGACCAGTCAGAACCACTCCTATCATTACTTCTTCAAGACCACGCACAGATCCTCGGTTTAAG AGTATTCAGCAGGCTCAAAGAGATGTATATAGTGCTTCCGTCCTTGAGAATAATGGTGTACCATACAGTGATTTAGATCATGGTTCGGATCTTGGTTTTGGTAAATCGGGTCAAATAGTTGCTGATCCAGGATCCGAAAGTTCGTGGTATGGGCCGGGAACCAATAGAACCGAGACTTTATCTGGACTAAGAAACGGCTCTGACATAAAGCCTGGATTCCCCAATTTGTCAGTGCTGAAATCTACAAATGCAGATGTTAAACTACAATCTCCAAACAACGTTGCAAGTAAAAGAGACATTGATGTAAATAGGAGCTGGATGAATTCAGAGGAAGAGGAATATTCGTGCGATGTCATGAACTCACGCCCTGGAAATTTTGTCAAATCCTTTAGTAGCTCTAAGAGAGATCCTCGGTCCCACCCCATACCTGAAAAGTTG GGTTTTGAGAACCGTCTTCGAAAACCAGAGGGGATACAAGATGTCACTTCACGATTTGACAGAGAAGCTTTATTGGAGTCAATATTTGGAGAGCACGAGGATAGTCCAAAATCTGTTGATGCACACACGTTGGTCGAGATGGGCCGCCCACGACCCGCGACCCAAGTTGCATCCTTGGGCTCAACGGTTGTATCTACGCATGACAGCATTTCACTTTCAGCGTCTACTTTAAAAAGAGAAACTGACATACCGTCTTCGCCACCCGTGTCTAGTCTTTTGAGTACGCTGGTTTCAAAGGGCTTAATTTCTGCATCGAAAGCTGATTCTCCACATGAACTAACCTTAAAAACAGACCCAAGCCCTAAATTAGATATCCCTGCATTACATGCAGTTCCTACCCTCACCCAAAAAAGTACGAAAATACCCCTTATGCAGAACGATCCATCTGTGTCTAATTCTGCTAGTACTGAAGATGTAAAGAGTGTAATTGGTTTTGAATTTAAGCCTGATATCATTCGAAGGTCACATCCTACTGTGATCAGTGAACTCATTATTAATGATCTTCCACATCAATGTCAAATATGTGGTCTAAGGTTCAAACTTGAAGAACGTTTCGACAGACACATCGAGTGGCATACATCAAGAAATCCTGAACTGAACACTTTTAATAATGCATCAAGAAAATGGTTCATAAATTCCAATGATTGGGTTAAGAAGAAGTCAAGAACAGGTCCTGTGGAGATCGATGGTGAGCTGATGTTGGTTGCAGATGAAAGTCAATGTGTTTGTGTTTTGTGTGGTGAggtgtttgatgatttctacagtCGTGAAATCGACAAATGGATGTTTAGAAATGCAACGTACCTTGTCATTGAAGAAGGTAAAACTGGAAATATCAGTGATAATCATGGTCCCATGGTGCATGTGCATTGTATTTCAGAAAGCTCACTTCTTGATCTGGGCCTATCTAATGGTGTCAAAACG AAGGTTACAACACTTCAGCCAAGTTTCAACCAGTTGACCCATTTGGCCTGTTTTCCCTTGTAG
- the LOC139851739 gene encoding polyadenylation and cleavage factor homolog 4-like isoform X2, with protein MEMRPFDRSTRDPATLKKPRLITEETTPFLRGINSSISNGAGRPLVQRQQPVLGFRSTDKDLESNGAGGVYQRQALPQSQQQQQHQELVNQYRTALAELMFNSKPIITNLTIIAGENVHAAKAVSATICNNIIEVPSDQKLPSLYLLDSIVKNIGRDYIKYFAATLPEVFCKAYKQVDPALHSGMRHLFGTWKGVFPPHTLQRIEKELGFQSTANGSSSGLTISRPDPQPQRPAHSIHVNPKYLEARQRLQHSSVAKGPTSDTNLFNSSEDTERPVRTTPIITSSRPRTDPRFKSIQQAQRDVYSASVLENNGVPYSDLDHGSDLGFGKSGQIVADPGSESSWYGPGTNRTETLSGLRNGSDIKPGFPNLSVLKSTNADVKLQSPNNVASKRDIDVNRSWMNSEEEEYSCDVMNSRPGNFVKSFSSSKRDPRSHPIPEKLGFENRLRKPEGIQDVTSRFDREALLESIFGEHEDSPKSVDAHTLVEMGRPRPATQVASLGSTVVSTHDSISLSASTLKRETDIPSSPPVSSLLSTLVSKGLISASKADSPHELTLKTDPSPKLDIPALHAVPTLTQKSTKIPLMQNDPSVSNSASTEDVKSVIGFEFKPDIIRRSHPTVISELIINDLPHQCQICGLRFKLEERFDRHIEWHTSRNPELNTFNNASRKWFINSNDWVKKKSRTGPVEIDGELMLVADESQCVCVLCGEVFDDFYSREIDKWMFRNATYLVIEEGKTGNISDNHGPMVHVHCISESSLLDLGLSNGVKTENGSNGSR; from the exons ATGGAGATGAGACCATTTGATAGATCAACAAGAGATCCTGCTACACTGAAAAAACCTCGATTGATAACTGAAGAAACGACGCCGTTTCTTCGTGGAATTAATAGTAGTATTTCTAATGGTGCTGGTAGGCCACTTGTTCAACGGCAACAACCGGTGCTAGGGTTTCGGTCAACCGATAAAGATTTGGAAAGTAACGGAGCTGGAGGTGTTTATCAGCGGCAAGCGTTACCGCAAtcacaacagcaacaacagcatcAGGAGCTTGTGAATCAGTATAGGACTGCATTAGCTGAGCTGATGTTCAATTCGAAACCGATTATTACTAATTTGACTATTATTGCTGGAGAGAATGTGCATGCTGCAAAAGCTGTATCAGCTACTATCTGCAATAATATTATTGAG GTTCCCAGTGATCAAAAGTTGCCATCACTATATCTTCTCGACAGCATTGTGAAGAATATTGGGAGGGATTACATCAAATATTTTGCTGCAACATTACCTGAG GTCTTTTGCAAGGCATATAAACAGGTCGATCCTGCATTACATTCTGGTATGCGACATCTTTTTGGGACTTGGAAAGGAGTATTTCCTCCTCATACACTTCAACGTATTGAAAAGGAGCTTGGTTTTCAATCAACTGCAAATGGATCTTCATCAGGGTTAACAATATCTAGACCGGACCCCCAGCCTCAACGGCCTGCTCATAGTATTCATGTAAATCCAAAGTATTTAGAAGCGAGACAAAGACTTCAACATTCAAGTGTG GCAAAAGGTCCAACTAGTGATACAAACCTGTTTAATTCATCTGAGGATACTGAAAGACCAGTCAGAACCACTCCTATCATTACTTCTTCAAGACCACGCACAGATCCTCGGTTTAAG AGTATTCAGCAGGCTCAAAGAGATGTATATAGTGCTTCCGTCCTTGAGAATAATGGTGTACCATACAGTGATTTAGATCATGGTTCGGATCTTGGTTTTGGTAAATCGGGTCAAATAGTTGCTGATCCAGGATCCGAAAGTTCGTGGTATGGGCCGGGAACCAATAGAACCGAGACTTTATCTGGACTAAGAAACGGCTCTGACATAAAGCCTGGATTCCCCAATTTGTCAGTGCTGAAATCTACAAATGCAGATGTTAAACTACAATCTCCAAACAACGTTGCAAGTAAAAGAGACATTGATGTAAATAGGAGCTGGATGAATTCAGAGGAAGAGGAATATTCGTGCGATGTCATGAACTCACGCCCTGGAAATTTTGTCAAATCCTTTAGTAGCTCTAAGAGAGATCCTCGGTCCCACCCCATACCTGAAAAGTTG GGTTTTGAGAACCGTCTTCGAAAACCAGAGGGGATACAAGATGTCACTTCACGATTTGACAGAGAAGCTTTATTGGAGTCAATATTTGGAGAGCACGAGGATAGTCCAAAATCTGTTGATGCACACACGTTGGTCGAGATGGGCCGCCCACGACCCGCGACCCAAGTTGCATCCTTGGGCTCAACGGTTGTATCTACGCATGACAGCATTTCACTTTCAGCGTCTACTTTAAAAAGAGAAACTGACATACCGTCTTCGCCACCCGTGTCTAGTCTTTTGAGTACGCTGGTTTCAAAGGGCTTAATTTCTGCATCGAAAGCTGATTCTCCACATGAACTAACCTTAAAAACAGACCCAAGCCCTAAATTAGATATCCCTGCATTACATGCAGTTCCTACCCTCACCCAAAAAAGTACGAAAATACCCCTTATGCAGAACGATCCATCTGTGTCTAATTCTGCTAGTACTGAAGATGTAAAGAGTGTAATTGGTTTTGAATTTAAGCCTGATATCATTCGAAGGTCACATCCTACTGTGATCAGTGAACTCATTATTAATGATCTTCCACATCAATGTCAAATATGTGGTCTAAGGTTCAAACTTGAAGAACGTTTCGACAGACACATCGAGTGGCATACATCAAGAAATCCTGAACTGAACACTTTTAATAATGCATCAAGAAAATGGTTCATAAATTCCAATGATTGGGTTAAGAAGAAGTCAAGAACAGGTCCTGTGGAGATCGATGGTGAGCTGATGTTGGTTGCAGATGAAAGTCAATGTGTTTGTGTTTTGTGTGGTGAggtgtttgatgatttctacagtCGTGAAATCGACAAATGGATGTTTAGAAATGCAACGTACCTTGTCATTGAAGAAGGTAAAACTGGAAATATCAGTGATAATCATGGTCCCATGGTGCATGTGCATTGTATTTCAGAAAGCTCACTTCTTGATCTGGGCCTATCTAATGGTGTCAAAACG GAGAATGGGAGTAATGGTTCAAGATGA